A stretch of Pelecanus crispus isolate bPelCri1 chromosome 3, bPelCri1.pri, whole genome shotgun sequence DNA encodes these proteins:
- the B3GNT2 gene encoding N-acetyllactosaminide beta-1,3-N-acetylglucosaminyltransferase 2, which produces MSVGRRRLKLLGILMMVNIFIYVIVEVSKSGSQEKNAKGRVIIPHSKFWRKYTPHKAYWNKQQQKLELLYNPILTLLSNMTVEENLVSNSSVLNSCDPDPWVPSEVSDFANLPDRFKDFLLYLRCRNYSLLMDQPNKCKHKPFLLLAIKSLTPHFDRRQAIRESWGKEIKSGDVTVKRVFLLGQTPPEDNFPDLSDMIKFESETHQDILLWNYRDTFFNLTLKEVLFLKWVSSSCADVQFIFKGDDDVFVNTHQILDYLKSLSKDKAKDLFIGDVIKDAGPHREKKLKYYIPESVYEGSYPPYAGGGGFLYSGDLALRLNNASDQVLLYPIDDVYTGMCLQKLGLAPEKHKGFKTFDIEEKYRNNVCSYTNLMLVHSRKPQEMIKIWTRLQDPHLNC; this is translated from the coding sequence ATGAGTGTTGGACGCAGAAGATTAAAGCTGCTGGGAATTCTGATGAtggtaaacatttttatttatgtgatTGTGGAAGTCTCAAAAAGTGGCAGCCAAGAGAAGAATGCAAAAGGCCGTGTTATTATACCACACAGCAAGTTCTGGAGAAAATACACTCCTCACAAAGCTTATTGgaacaaacagcaacaaaagcttGAACTGCTGTACAACCCTATTCTGACATTGCTTTCCAATATGACTGTGGAAGAGAACTTAGTTTCTAACTCAAGTGTTCTCAATTCCTGTGACCCGGACCCGTGGGTACCTTCAGAGGTTAGTGACTTTGCAAACTTGCCAGACAGATTCAAAGACTTTCTACTTTATTTGAGATGTAGAAATTATTCATTATTAATGGATCAGCCAAACAAGTGCAAACATAAAccttttctgctgctggctaTTAAGTCACTTACACCCCATTTTGATAGAAGGCAAGCAATTAGGGAATCCTGgggcaaggaaataaaatcGGGGGATGTGACAGTCAAAAGGGTCTTCTTACTTGGACAGACCCCACCAGAGGATAATTTTCCTGATCTTTCAGACATGATAAAATTTGAGAGTGAAACCCACCAAGACATTCTTCTCTGGAACTACAGAGACACTTTCTTCAATTTAACTCTGAAAGAGGTGCTGTTTCTTAAGTGGGTCAGCAGCAGTTGTGCAGATgtccagtttatttttaagggtGATGACGATGTTTTTGTCAATACCCATCAGATCCTGGATTACTTGAAGAGCTTATCAAAGGACAAAGCCAAAGACTTATTTATAGGTGATGTGATCAAAGATGCTGGACCtcatagagaaaaaaaattgaagtactACATCCCAGAAAGTGTTTATGAAGGTTCGTATCCTCCCTatgcaggaggtggtgggttTCTGTACTCTGGTGATCTGGCATTGAGACTGAATAATGCATCTGACCAGGTACTCCTTTACCCTATTGATGATGTTTATACTGGAATGTGCCTTCAGAAGCTTGGGCTTGCTCCGGAAAAACACAAAGGCTTCAAAACATTTGATAttgaagagaaatacagaaataacgTATGTTCCTACACAAACTTAATGTTAGTACATAGTAGAAAACCTCAAGAAATGATTAAGATTTGGACACGCTTGCAAGATCCACACTTAAATTGTTAA